The genomic interval GCCTCGTCATCCATGAGCACGTCACCTTCGATCGCTTGGCACGCGGACGGCCCGAACGGCGTGCAGCCGGTCGAGCAACCGCTCCTCTTCCCGTTCGAATTCCTCGATCGTGATGTCTCCGGCCTCCAACTCCTGGTTGAGTACGGCCAGTTGGGCGCGCAGTACACGGGGGTCGTGCAGCTCCCGCTCGGCGGCGTCGTGCAGCTTCTCGGCCACCCACACCACCCCGCGCACGGGTGCGACGGGCAGCGTCAGCAGACCGGTGATGAGGCCCATCTCAGCCACCGCCCACGGGGACCGGCCGGGCCTCGGCGGAGACGAAGCTGTAGCACGGCAGCGGCCCGGCCAGGCGGAGCTCCACATGGCCGCGGTTCTCGCCCGCGAACCGGCGCGCCTCGGCCAGGAACGCCTCTCCGGCCTCCCGCTCCACCAGGAACGACACATTGAGCGCGCACCCCTGGACCTCCGGGCCCGCCGCCACCGCTCTGGCCCTCGGCGTCAGCTCCCGGAGCACCCGCCGCCCCGCCTCGGCGGCCCGCCGCGCGAGGGCGGCGGCCACCGCCTCGCCCAGCCGCAGACTGGCCTCGTAACCCGGACGCCGGCGCGCGGCCTCCCGCAGCTTGCGTACGGTGCCGTCCTCGGCGACCACATCGGCGAGCGCGTCCTCGGCGGCGAGCGCCTTCACGTTGATCTCGTGGCAGCCGGCGAGCCGCTTCAGGGCCGCCGCATGGCCGTCCTCATCGGCGGCCAGCTGCCGTTCCACGGTGTCCTGGTCGGGGGCCACCATGCCGAACCGCATCGGCAGCACGGGCCCCTCGTCCATCAGCCGCAGCAGCAGCTCCTGGTGGGCCAGCAGATCGCGGCGGCGCGCCCGGAGGTCCGGGGGAGCGTCGCTGACGACCGCGGCGAGCCGGCCCCGCCGGACGGTCCGCAGCCGTGCGGGCGGGCTGCCCACACCGCCCTGCCCGTCCGGGAGCGCGGTCCCGGCCCGGGTGATCGCGTACACGTACACACCGTCGGCTGTCACCGCTCACGCCTCCACACGGCGGCGCCGGCTCTCGCTGTCGCGCGCCGGGGCGCGCCGCTTCCTCGGCCGCTCCTCCTCCGGCTCCTCGTCGCCGCCGACCGCCTTGCGCACGGTGTCGCCCACCGACTCGGCGGCCCTGCGCACCTTCCGCTTGCCGATGGACTTGGCGGCGCCCCCGCCGATCAGCTCCGGAACGGTGGTGCTGCCGGAGTCCCGTTCCAGGTCCAGCCGGTTGCACGCCTCGGCGAACCGCAGATACGTGTCCACGCTGGCGACGACGATGCGCGCGTCTATCTTCAGGATCTCGATGCCGACCAGGGAGACCCTGATGAAGACATCGATCACCATGCCCCGGTCGAGGATCAGCTCCAGGACGTCGTACAGGGTGCCGGCGCGCGGCGGGCAGGCGACGACTTCGTCGGAGTAGGTGGTCGCGGTCATGGAATGTCCTTCCGGCAGGGGAGTGGACGCCGCTCACTCGTCGGCGGCGCCCCGGCGGTACCGGCGGACCCTGCGGTACTCCAGGAGCTCACCGGACCGGTCGAGCTGCACCTCGTAGGAGGCGAGGAGGCTCGTGGTGTCCGGAATCCGGGGCACTTCGAGAACGTCCACGACAACGCACCAGCCGTCATCGGTGCGCCGGACGGCGGACACGCCCTCCGCGCGGTGGTCGATGAGACCCTCCAGGCTCTGGATGGCAGCGCGGGCCGCGTGTTCGGGGCCCCGTGCGGACGGGGCACGCCGCTTGGTCGCCGTTTTCGTGGTTCCCGCCTGGGAGCGCCGCTGATCTGCCATGGGACCCAGTCTGCTCACTCCCGCCGCCCCCGCATCTTGGGCGAGGTCATCGGGGTGCGTGCCTCGCAGTGGAGCCACGCCCAAGGTGTAGACACTGTCTACGAAGTCCTGGTAGACAGTGTCTATGGATCAAGCGCACCAAGCCGGCCCCTTGCGGGAACGCCTGATCGACGCAGGTGTCGACCTCGTCATGGCCGAAGGATCCGCGTCGCTCGGCCTCCGTGAGATCGCCCGACGCGCCGGGGTCTCCCACGGCGCCCCGCGCCGCTACTTCCCGACCCACCACGCCCTGCTCTCCGCCATCGCCCGGCGCGGCTTCACCGAGCTGGCCGCCCGCTTCACGACGGCGACCGAAGGCTCCGGGACACCCCGCGACCAGCTGCGGAGCCTCGCCGACGCCTTCCTGGACTACGCGGCGGAGTACGGCGGCATGTTCGAGCTGATGTTCCGCCACGACCTGCTCGACAGCGAGGCCCATGCGAGTGACGCGGACGCGCCCGGGCCGCGCCTGCGCGAGGCGACCCTCCCGCTGTTCGCGCGCCTCGTCGAGCTCGTCACGGAGGACCGCGCCCAGCGCACGGAGCACGGCACCGGACCCTCGGACAACTCCGCCCCGCCGCCGGCCCTGACCGCGGCCGCCCTCTGGACCAACCTGCACGGCATCGCCGTGCTCCGGGCGAACGGCAGCCTCCAACTGGCCTTCCCCGGCGCGGACGAGGAACCGGACCCGCTCGTCACGGCGGCGCTCGACGCCCACCTCGGCCGGGCGGACGCATGACCCCCACCGCCGTACGGCCCCGCGCCGCGCTGCTCGCCTCGGTGGCGGGCGCGATGATCGTCGCCCTGGACGGCACCGTGCTGCTCGTCGCCCAGCCGGACCTGCGCAGCGACCTCGGGGCAACCGTCACCGAGGTCCAGTGGACGAGCACCGCCTACCTCCTCGCCGTAGCCGCCCTCCTCGTGATCGCCGGCCGGCTCGGGGACCACTACGGGCACCGGAGGCTGCTCTGCGTCGGGGTGCTCGGTTTCGGCGCCGCTTCGGCCGGGATCGCCTTCGCCCAGGGCATCGGCCCCGTGATCGCCCTGCGCGCCGCCCAAGGGGTGTTCGGCGCGCTCCTGCAACCGGCGACGCTCGCCCTGCTCAGGCTGGTCTACCCGGCCGACCGCCTCGGCCGGGCCGTCGCCCTCCGGACCAGCGCGATCGGGCTGGCCGCCGCGGCCGGTCCGGTGCTCGGGGGAGTCCTCGTCACGCACTGGGGCTGGCGCGCCGTCTTCCTGATCAACATCCCGGCCGCCCTGGCCATCGCCGCCCTCACCCTGGCCGTGCGCACCCCCGAAGTGCCGCGCACCGCGGACCGGCGGTTCGACCTCACCTCCGGCGCCCTCCTCGCCGCCGCGCTCGCCGCCCTCGTCCACACCCTGGCCGGCATCCCCGACGACGGATGGACCGGCGCCCGGACGGGGCTCGGGCTGCTGCTGGCCGTGGTCCTCGGGGCGGTGCTCGTCGCGTACGAACGCCGCAGCGCCCAGCCGGTCGTGCCGCCGGCCGTGACCCGCTCCGTGCCCGTGACGGCCTCGATGGTGCTGCTCCTCACCACCTCCGGCGGCCTGTTCGGCGCGCTGTTCACCGTCACGTTCTTCCTCCAGCAGGGGCTCGGCCTCGATCCGCTCACCACCGGGCTGCGCTGCCTGCCGCTGACCCTGCTCATGATCGCCGGGGCGCCCGTGGCCTCGGCCGCGCTCGGCCGGTTCGGGCCGCGCCGCACCGCGATCACCGGCCAGCTGTGCGTCGTCCTCGCCGTCCTCGGGCTCTCCCGGCCGGGCTCCGCAGGGGAGACCGGCCTCGTCCTCGCGGTGCTGGGGGCGGGCTTCACCGCCGTCATGGTCACCGCCACCGGGACCGTCGTCGGGGACGCCCCGCCCGGTTACGCCGGGGTGGTCGGCGGCCTCAAGCAGACCGCCATGAACGTGGGCCCCGCCCTCGGAATCGCCGTCGCCGCCGGACTGATGCCGCTCACCCCGTCGGCCGTCGCCGACCCGGGGCACCGGCTCCTCCCCGTAACGGATCTCGCCCTGGGCCAGGCGCTGCCCGCGGTGGCGGCGCTCGCCGCGCTGGGGCTGATCCCCGCCTCGCTGCTGCCCCGGCGCTGAGCCCTCGCTCGAACGGCCGCTCGCGTCGTGGGGTGCGGCGACCGCCAGTAGGCTGCCGAAGGATCACGACCCGTGGACGAGGAGCACACCGATGGACCTCCGCCTGAGGACGATCAGCCGGGAAGAGCACCTGGCGTACGTCGACAGCCTGCCGTCCGCGAGCCACATGCAGGTCCCGTCCTGGGGCGACGTGAAGCCCGACTGGCGGGCGGAGAGCCTCGGCTGGATCGACGGCGCGGGCCGGATCACCGGCACCGCCCTGGTCCTGTACCGGCCGCTGCCGAAGATCAAGCGGTACCTCGCCTACCTCCCCGAGGGCCCCGTCATCGACTGGTACGACGACGACCTCGACCGGTGGCTGGACCCGCTCCTGGAACACCTCAAGGGGCAGGGCGCGTTCACCGTGAAGATGGGCCCGCCCGTCGTCGCCCGCCGCTGGGACGCGGCCACCGTCAAGGAGGCCATCGCCGACCCCGGCGCCCACCGCCTCGGCGAGGTCCCGCCCACCGAACAGGACCCTCGGGCCCACGCGCTGACGGACCGCCTGCGGAGCCTGGGCTGGCAGCGGTCCGGGGGCGACGGCGAGGACGGATTCGCCGCCGGACAGCCGCGTTACGTGTTCCAGCTCCCCCTCGCCGGCCGCTCGCCCGACGACCTCCTGGCCGGCTTCAACCAGCTGTGGCGGCGCAACGTCAAGAAGGCGGAGAAGGCCGGCGTCAAGGTCGTCCAGGGCGACTACGCCGATCTGGACACCTTCTACGCGCTCTACACCGAGACCGCCGAGCGCGACCGGTTCATCCCCCGCCCCCTGGCGTACTTCCAGCGCATGTGGAAGGCGCTCACCGCCGAACACCCCGACCGGATGCGGCTCTACCTCGCCGCGCACGACGGCGAGGTGCTGGCCGCCGCCACCATGCTCACCGTCGGCGGGCACGTCTGGTACTCGTACGGGGCGTCCACCGGCCGCAGGCGCGAGGTGCAGCCCAACAACGCCATCCAGTGGCAGATGATCCGCGACGCCCACGCCATGGGCGCGCACGTCTACGACTTCCGGGGCACCACCGACACCCTGGACGAGAGCAACCACCTGCTCGGGCTGCTCCGCTTCAAGGTCGGCACCGGCGGCCAGGCCGCCGAGTACGTCGGCGAATGGGACTACCCGCTCAACAAGGTGCTGCACAAGGCGTTCAGCCTCTACATGGCGCGGCGGTAGCCCTACCCCTGGCCGTCGTCCAGGTCCAGCTCCTCCAGCGGCCGCACCGCCGGGCCCTGGAGCACCGAGCCGTCGACGCCGAAGCGCGAACCGTGGCACGGGCACTCCCACGCCGTCTCCGCCTCGTTGAACGCCACCAGGCACCCCAGATGCGTGCACCGCGCGGACACCGCCCGCACCGTGCCGTCCGGCTCCCGGTACACCGCGCAGCGGCGGCCCTTCACCCGGACCACCGCGCCCGTCCCCGGAACCACCTGGCTCACCGAGTCCAGGTGGCTGACGCTCAGCCGGTCGCCGACGAAGTGCTTCGCCACCTCCGCCTGCGCACCCAGCAGCGACCCCGCCTCGCGCACCGCGCTCCCCAGCCGCCGGGGGTCGTACAACTCCGCCCACGGCAGCGGCGGGACGCCGTCCGCGATGAGCGAGGTCAGCAGCCGGCCCGCGAGCACCCCGCCGGTCATCCCCCAGCCGCCGAACCCGGTCGCCACATAGGT from Streptomyces drozdowiczii carries:
- a CDS encoding gas vesicle protein; the encoded protein is MADQRRSQAGTTKTATKRRAPSARGPEHAARAAIQSLEGLIDHRAEGVSAVRRTDDGWCVVVDVLEVPRIPDTTSLLASYEVQLDRSGELLEYRRVRRYRRGAADE
- the gvpJ gene encoding gas vesicle protein GvpJ, coding for MTATTYSDEVVACPPRAGTLYDVLELILDRGMVIDVFIRVSLVGIEILKIDARIVVASVDTYLRFAEACNRLDLERDSGSTTVPELIGGGAAKSIGKRKVRRAAESVGDTVRKAVGGDEEPEEERPRKRRAPARDSESRRRRVEA
- a CDS encoding TetR/AcrR family transcriptional regulator, giving the protein MDQAHQAGPLRERLIDAGVDLVMAEGSASLGLREIARRAGVSHGAPRRYFPTHHALLSAIARRGFTELAARFTTATEGSGTPRDQLRSLADAFLDYAAEYGGMFELMFRHDLLDSEAHASDADAPGPRLREATLPLFARLVELVTEDRAQRTEHGTGPSDNSAPPPALTAAALWTNLHGIAVLRANGSLQLAFPGADEEPDPLVTAALDAHLGRADA
- a CDS encoding lipid II:glycine glycyltransferase FemX; this encodes MDLRLRTISREEHLAYVDSLPSASHMQVPSWGDVKPDWRAESLGWIDGAGRITGTALVLYRPLPKIKRYLAYLPEGPVIDWYDDDLDRWLDPLLEHLKGQGAFTVKMGPPVVARRWDAATVKEAIADPGAHRLGEVPPTEQDPRAHALTDRLRSLGWQRSGGDGEDGFAAGQPRYVFQLPLAGRSPDDLLAGFNQLWRRNVKKAEKAGVKVVQGDYADLDTFYALYTETAERDRFIPRPLAYFQRMWKALTAEHPDRMRLYLAAHDGEVLAAATMLTVGGHVWYSYGASTGRRREVQPNNAIQWQMIRDAHAMGAHVYDFRGTTDTLDESNHLLGLLRFKVGTGGQAAEYVGEWDYPLNKVLHKAFSLYMARR
- a CDS encoding GvpL/GvpF family gas vesicle protein, translating into MTADGVYVYAITRAGTALPDGQGGVGSPPARLRTVRRGRLAAVVSDAPPDLRARRRDLLAHQELLLRLMDEGPVLPMRFGMVAPDQDTVERQLAADEDGHAAALKRLAGCHEINVKALAAEDALADVVAEDGTVRKLREAARRRPGYEASLRLGEAVAAALARRAAEAGRRVLRELTPRARAVAAGPEVQGCALNVSFLVEREAGEAFLAEARRFAGENRGHVELRLAGPLPCYSFVSAEARPVPVGGG
- a CDS encoding MFS transporter produces the protein MTPTAVRPRAALLASVAGAMIVALDGTVLLVAQPDLRSDLGATVTEVQWTSTAYLLAVAALLVIAGRLGDHYGHRRLLCVGVLGFGAASAGIAFAQGIGPVIALRAAQGVFGALLQPATLALLRLVYPADRLGRAVALRTSAIGLAAAAGPVLGGVLVTHWGWRAVFLINIPAALAIAALTLAVRTPEVPRTADRRFDLTSGALLAAALAALVHTLAGIPDDGWTGARTGLGLLLAVVLGAVLVAYERRSAQPVVPPAVTRSVPVTASMVLLLTTSGGLFGALFTVTFFLQQGLGLDPLTTGLRCLPLTLLMIAGAPVASAALGRFGPRRTAITGQLCVVLAVLGLSRPGSAGETGLVLAVLGAGFTAVMVTATGTVVGDAPPGYAGVVGGLKQTAMNVGPALGIAVAAGLMPLTPSAVADPGHRLLPVTDLALGQALPAVAALAALGLIPASLLPRR
- a CDS encoding gas vesicle protein GvpG; this translates as MGLITGLLTLPVAPVRGVVWVAEKLHDAAERELHDPRVLRAQLAVLNQELEAGDITIEEFEREEERLLDRLHAVRAVRVPSDRR